The Thermobifida halotolerans sequence CGTCGGGAAGCTCGACGCTTCCCTTGGCCGCGCCGTCGCGGTCCTTGACCTCGATGGTCGCCATGGCTTACTTGACCCCCTTCACGGCGGTGCGGACGAGGACCAGGCCGCCGTTGGGGCCGGGAACCGCACCCTTGACCAGAAGGAGGCCCTTCTCGGTGTCGACCGAGTGCACGGTGAGGTTCTGAACGGTCCGACGCACGTTGCCCATGCGACCGGCCATCCGCAGACCCTTGAAAACGCGGCCCGGAGTGGCACAGCCACCGATGGAACCGGGCGAGCGGTGCTTGCGCTGGGTGCCGTGAGAGGCGCTGAGGCCGCGGAAGCCGTGGCGCTTCATGACACCGGCGAACCCCTTGCCCTTGGTCTTGCCGGTGACGTCGACCTTCTGCCCGGCCTCGAACACGTCCGCGGTGATCTCCTGGCCCAGCGTGTACTCGCTGGCGTCGGAGGTGCGCACCTCGACGTAGTGGCGGCGCGGGGTGAGGTCGTGCCTGCGCAGGTAGTCGCCGAGCGGCTTCTTCACCTTGCGCGGGTTGATCTGGCCGTAGCCGAGCTGGACGGCGGAGTACCCGTCGGTCTCCGGGGTGCGGACGCGAGTCACGACAGCCGGACCGGCCTTCAGCACCGTCACCGGCACGACTTTGCCGGACTCGTCGAAGACCTGGGTCATGCCGAGCTTTTCGCCCAGAACTCCCTTGATCTGCTTGGTCGTCATGTCTTCAGCGTCCCTCAGAGCTTGATCTCGATGTCGACGCCGGCCGGAAGGTCGAGTCGCATGAGCGAGTCGACGGTCTTCGGCGTCGGGTCGATGATGTCGATCAGCCGCTTGTGCGTGCGCATCTCGAAGTGCTCACGCGAGTCCTTGTACTTGTGCGGCGATCGGATGACGCAGTAAACGTTCTTCTCCGTCGGCAACGGCACCGGGCCCGCGACCTGCGCGCCGGTCCTCGTCACAGTCTCGACGATGCTGCGTGCCGAGCTGTCGATGACCTCGTGGTCATAGGCCTTGAGCCGGATGCGGATCTTCTGTCCCGCCATGGTGGCCTTTTCGTCCTTCGCTTCAGTGTCCTAGAGGCGCGGCGCCGTAATGGGCCAGTGCGCTCCGGAGGAACTCCCCGTTGAGGCTCTATTCACCTGAGAAACTGCTACAGGGCTGTCCCCTGAGGTGGCATCACCGCTAAGAGCCCGATGACGTCCTTCATGGTGTCGGGCGGCCGAGTCACTGACGGACCCGACCGCCCGACAACGGTCGTGCTACTTGACGATCTTGGTGACGCGACCCGCGCCGACGGTCCGACCACCCTCGCGGATGGCGAACTTCAGACCCTCTTCCATCGCGACCGGCTGGATCAGCTGGACGCTCATCGCGGTGTTGTCACCCGGCATGACCATCTCGGTGCCCTCGGGCAGCGTGACGACGCCGGTGACGTCCGTGGTGCGGAAGTAGAACTGCGGGCGGTAGTTGTTGAAGAAGGGCGTGTGGCGGCCACCCTCGTCCTTGGACAGGATGACGACCTGAGCCTCGAACTCGGTGTGCGGGGTGGTGGTGCCCGGCTTGATGACGACCTGGCCGCGCTCCACCTCCTCGCGCTTGATACCGCGCAGCAGCAGACCGACGTTGTCACCGGCCTGGCCCTGGTCGAGCAGCTTGCGGAACATCTCCACACCGGTGACGGTGGTGGTCAGCTTCTCTTCCTTGATGCCGACGATGTCGACGGTCTCGTTGACGTTGATGACACCGCGCTCGATGCGGCCGGTGACGACGGTGCCGCGACCGGTGATCGAGAAGACGTCCTCGATCGGCATCAGGAACGGCTTCTCGATGTCACGCTCCGGCTCGGGGATGGTCTCGTCGACGGCCTGCATGAGCTCCAGGATCTTCTGGGCCCACTCGGAGTCGCCTTCGAGGGCCTTCAGAGCGGAGACGCGGACCACGGGGACCTCGTCGCCCGGGAACTCGTACTCGCTGAGCAGGTCGCGGACCTCGAGCTCGACCAGCTCGAAGATCTCCTCGTCGTCCACCATGTCGGCCTTGTTCAGGGCCACGACGATGTAGGGGACGCCGACCTGGCGGGCCAGGAGCACGTGCTCCTTGGTCTGCGGCATCGGGCCGTCGGTGGCGGCGACCACCAGGATCGCGCCGTCCATCTGGGCGGCACCGGTGATCATGTTCTTCACGTAGTCCGCGTGACCGGGGCAGTCCACGTGCGCGTAGTGGCGGCTCTCGGTCTGGTACTCCACGTGCGCGATGGAGATGGTGATACCGCGCTCGCGCTCCTCGGGAGCTTTGTCGATGTCCTCGAAGGGCGTGAACGGGTTCAGGTCCGGGTACGCGTCGTGCAGGACCTTGGTGATCGCCGCGGTCAGCGTGGTCTTGCCGTGGTCGATGTGACCGATGGTGCCGATGTTTACGTGCGGCTTGGTCCGCTCGAACTTGGCCTTCGCCACTGGATTTCTCCTAGACGTACAGGTTGCTTGGCTGGACTGGTAAGGGTGTCGTGGCTATTCGCCGCGGGCCTTCGCAACGATCTCCTGGGAGACGTTGGAGGGGACCTCCGCATAGGAGTCGAACACCATCGTGTAGTTGGCCCGACCCTGGGTACGGCCGCGCAGGTCGCCCACGTAGCCGAACATCTCCGACAGCGGAACGAGTGCCTTGACGACACGGGCCCCGGCACGCTCCTCCATGGACTGGATCTGACCGCGCCGGCTGTTCAGGTCACCGATCACGTCGCCCATGTAATCCTCGGGCGTGGTGACCTCGACCGCCATGACCGGCTCCAGGATGACCGGCTTGGCCCTGCTCGCCGCTTCCTTGAAAGCCATGGAACCGGCGACCTTGAAGGCAAGCTCGGAGGAGTCGACGTCGTGGTAGGCGCCGTCCTGGAGGGTCACCTTAATCCCGACCAGCGGGTATCCGGCGAGGACACCGAACTGGGCGGCCTCCTGGCATCCGGCGTCGACCGACGGGATGTACTCCCGCGGGATACGGCCACCGGTGATGTTGTTGACGAACTCGTAGCCCGCGCTGTCGCCGTCACCGTCGACCGCGAGCGGTTCGAGGTCGATGACCACCCGGCCGTACTGACCGGAGCCACCCGTCTGCTTCTTGTGGGTGTAGTCGACCTTCTCGACCTTGCGGCGGATGGTCTCACGGTAGGCCACCTGGGGCTTACCGATGTTGGCCTCGACCTTGAACTCGTCGCGCATGCGGTTGACGAGGACCTCGAGGTGCAGCTCGCCCATACCGGAGATGACGGTCTGCCCGGTCTCCTCGTCGGTGGCGACCCGGAAGGAGGGGTCCTCCTCCGCGAGACGCTGGATCGCGGTGCCGAGCTTCTCCTGGTCGCTCTTGGTCTTGGGCTCGATGGCGACCTCGATGACGGGAGCCGGGAAGGTCATCGACTCCAGGACGATCGGGTTCGCGGGGTCGCACAGCGTCTCGCCGGTGGTGGTGTCCTTCAGACCCATGACCGCGACGATGTCACCGGCACCCACACGCGCGATCTCCTCGCGCTTGTTGGCGTGCATCCGGTAGATCTTGCCGATGCGCTCCTTGCGGCCCTTGATGCTGTTGAGGACCTGCTTGCCGGCCTCCAGCACACCGGAGTAGACGCGCAGGTAGGTCAGCTTGCCCAGGTGCGGGTCGCTCATGATCTTGAACGCCAGCGCGGACAGGGGCTCCTCTTCGCTGGGCTTGCGGTGGAGTTTGGTCTCCTCCGACTCGTCCTTGGGGTCGTGGCCCTCGATCGCCTCGACGTCCAGCGGCGACGGCAGGTAGGTGACGATCGCGTCCAGGAGGGGCTGCACGCCCTTGTTCTTGAACGCGGTGCCGCACAGCACCGGAACCGCGGTGCCGGCGACCGTGGCGCGGCGGATGGCCGGAACGAGCTGCTCCACGGTGGGCTCCTGGCCCTCCAGGTACAGCTCCATGATCTCGTCGTCGGCCTCGGCGAGGGTCTCGACGAGCTGCTCGTGTCCTTCGCGCGCGGCGTCGACGTGCGTCGCCGGGATGTCGACGGTGTCGTACATCTCGCCCTTGCTGGCCTCGTCGCTCCAGACGTATGCCTTCATGCGGACGAGGTCGATGACGCCCTTGAAGTCGGACTCGGCGCCGATCGGCAGCTGGACGGGCAGCGGGTTGGCGCCGAGTCGGTCACGGATCATGTCGACACAACGCTGGAACTCCGCGCCGATCTTGTCCATCTTGTTGACGAAGCAGATCCGCGGCACGTTGTACCGGTCGGCCTGGCGCCACACCTGCTCCGACTGCGGCTCGACGCCTTCCTTGCCGTCGAACACGGCGACCGCGCCGTCAAGGACACGCAGCGAACGCTCGACCTCGACGGTGAAGTCGACGTGGCCGGGCGTGTCGATGATGTTGATCGTGGTGTCGTTCCAGTGGCAGGTCGTCGCGGCGGACGTGATCGTGATGCCGCGCTCCTGCTCCTCCTTCATCCAGTCCATGGTGGCCGCGCCATCGTGGACCTCACCGAGTTTGTAGTTGACACCGGTGTAGAAGAGGATTCGCTCGGTCGTCGTGGTCTTGCCCGCGTCGATGTGCGCCATGATCCCGATGTTGCGGACCTTGGCAAGGTCAAGAGCAGTGGTAGCCATGTGGCTCGTCTTCTCTCGGTCTCTCGTGTGGAAAACCCGCGGGGGTTACCAGCGGTAGTGCGCGAAGGCCTTGTTGGACTCCGCCATCTTGTGGGTGTCCTCACGTCGCTTGACAGCGGCGCCCAGACCGTTGCTGGCGTCGACCAGCTCGTTCATGAGGCGCTCGGTCATGGTCTTCTCACGGCGCTGGCGGGCGTACTGGACCAGCCAGCGCAGCGCCAGCGTGGTGCTGCGCGACGCGCGGACCTCGACCGGCACCTGGTAGGTGGCGCCACCGACACGGCGGCTGCGCACCTCAAGGGTGGGCTTGACGTTGTCGAGGGCCCGCTTGAGAACCACCAGCGGGTCCTGCCCGGTCTTCTCCCGGGCACCCTCAAGAGCGTTGTAGACGATCGACTGGGCCAGGGAACGCTTGCCGTCCAGCAGCACCTTGTTGATGAGTGCGGTGACCAGCGGCGATCCATAGACCGGGTCGGTGATCAGCTGGCGCTTCGGCGCCGGTCCCTTGCGCGGCATTTACTTCTCCTTCTTGGCGCCGTAGCGGCTACGAGCCTGCTTGCGGTTGCGAACGCCCTGCGTGTCGAGCGCACCGCGGACGATGCGGTAGCGCACGCCCGGCAGGTCCTTCACACGGCCACCGCGCACGAGCACGATGGAGTGCTCCTGGAGGTTGTGGCCAACACCGGGAATGTAGGCGGTGACCTCGATCTGGCTGCTCAGCCGGACACGGGCCACCTTCCGCAGCGCAGAGTTCGGCTTCTTCGGCGTGGTCGTGTAGACACGTGTGCACACGCCGCGACGCTGCGGGCTTCCCTTGAGCGCCGGGGTCTTGTTCTTCGAAACCTTGGTCTTGCGGCCCTTACGGACCAGCTGCTGAATCGTGGGCACCGCGTCTCCGTCTTCCCTCTTGACCTACGCCGGTTCCATAGCCGATGGATGCGCTATGACCTGCTGGATTTCCCGTTCCCCCCGACCCACGCATTCGGGCGTGTCGCCCCGGATTCCACGCACGGTGGAGCGAAAACGCCCGACCAGTGGCCGATTGTCATGGGAGGAGGTGTCACGCGCCGCTCTCCCCGTCGCCCGCTGAACAGGGACAGACACAAAAAGCGCACACGTGTGACCCGTAGACTCACGGGCACGAAGTTGGAGACTACCCAACAGAGATCACCCGGTCAAAATCAGGTGACCTCGTTGGGCGTCCGCACTTCGCAGCCTCATGCTGCCGTAGGTCTCCTCATAGTGTACGGCTTGTCAAGAGTGGTCGCGTTGTTTTTCCGGGCCGCACGGACACGCTTTCCCATAGCGTGGGCGAATTCTCGGTAAACCCTCCCACCCTGTCCCGACTCGCCTCCCGGGGTCAGGACAGCAGCAGGGCGCCACCTCCCGCGAGCACGCTCACCGCGATCCCGATGCAGGCGAGCACCGTGCCCGCCTTGACCAACTGCTCGCCTTCGAGGTGGCCGCGCGAGGTCCGGATGTTCCGCTTCGCCTTGGGTCCCAGAACCAGCGCGATCACCGCGAGCAGCAGACCGACGCCCGGGATCAGGGAGAAGATGCCGAGCCACAGGGTCGCGGTGGCCAGACCCTCCGTCTCGGGCCACACGTCGATGTTGTCGTAACCGGGGTAGTCGGAAGCCGTTCCGCCGAGCGGCTCGCTGAAGCCGGGGAACTCCTCGACGATCTTGTCCCTCTTCCGGGTACGGGAGCGTCCCTCCCGTACCGGCTCGGGGTAGTAGCGGTCGTCGACGTCGTCGTAGTAGTCGTCGTCCGGTTCCTCACGCCGGTCCCGGTCGTCGTCGTGGGAGGCGTCGTCCCCGCGCCATCCGCTGCCGTACCGCTCGGTCTCCGGGTCGACCGCCGCCAGAGTCTGGGTACCCTCCGCCTGGTCGAAACGGTGGTCGTCGTCCTCGTAGCCGTCATAGCCGTCGTGGTCGCGACGGCGGTCACCGCGGTCCGGGGCGTCGTAGTCGTAGTCGTCGTAGTCGTCGTAGTCGTCGGAACCGCGGTGGGAGTACTCGGTGTCCCGGCGTCCGTCGTAGCCCAACTCGTCGTAGCGGGACCCGTGGTCCGCGGAGTGATCGCCGTACTCCGTCTCACCACGGAGATACCGTTCGGCGGCCAGGGCGTCGTCTCCGAGTTCGGGCGGCAGAGGAACCGCGCCGGTGTTCTCCTTGACGATCCCTTCCGCCAGGTTCCAGTTGTCGACCTCGTTCTGGGAGGCCAGTTCCTTGGTGCGTGCCCTGGCCTGCTCGTCGGCGATGGCCAGCAGCGGGTCCGCGGACGCGGGGGCCTCCGGGGACGCCTCCTCGTGCCGTGCCTCGGGCTCGGACGCTCCGGCCTCCTCCTCCGCCGCGTCCAGAGTCTCGCCCGACCGGTCCCAGCGGTCGCCGTCGTCATCCGCCGTGTCCCAGGTGTTCTGGTCGGTCTCTCCAGGGCTCCAGGACAACTCCGTGTCGAGGGAGGCCGTCAGGGACGTGTCGACGTCGGCGGGCCGTCCGGCGGCCCGCTCCGCGATCTCGCGCACGCTTTCGGGCAACCGCGGATCATCCCGGCTGAACGCCCAGGTGTTTCCGCTGCCGCTGCCCAGCGACCCACCGAGCGAGGAGTCAGCCGCACCACGCGACTCCCACTCCTCACCCCGATCCCAGTCAGACACCCCGAGATCCGAAGCAGAAGCAGCACCCTCACCAAGACCGCCGCCCACACCGGAAGAAGTCCCCCACCCGGTATCAGCACCCAGCGACCCACCAAGCGAGGAATCAGCCGCACCACGCGACTCCCACTCCTCACCCCGATCCCAGTCAGACACCCCGAGATCCGAAGCAGAAGCAGCACCCTCACCAAGACCGCCGCCCACACCGGAAGAAGTCCCCCACCCGGTATCAGCACCCAGCGACCCACCAAGCGAGGAATCAGCCGCACCACGCGACTCCCACTCCTCACCCCGATCCCAGTCAGACACCCCGAGATCCGAAGCAGAAGCAGCACCCTCACCAAGACCGCCGCCCACACCGGA is a genomic window containing:
- the rplC gene encoding 50S ribosomal protein L3, coding for MTTKQIKGVLGEKLGMTQVFDESGKVVPVTVLKAGPAVVTRVRTPETDGYSAVQLGYGQINPRKVKKPLGDYLRRHDLTPRRHYVEVRTSDASEYTLGQEITADVFEAGQKVDVTGKTKGKGFAGVMKRHGFRGLSASHGTQRKHRSPGSIGGCATPGRVFKGLRMAGRMGNVRRTVQNLTVHSVDTEKGLLLVKGAVPGPNGGLVLVRTAVKGVK
- the rpsJ gene encoding 30S ribosomal protein S10; the protein is MAGQKIRIRLKAYDHEVIDSSARSIVETVTRTGAQVAGPVPLPTEKNVYCVIRSPHKYKDSREHFEMRTHKRLIDIIDPTPKTVDSLMRLDLPAGVDIEIKL
- the tuf gene encoding elongation factor Tu, which translates into the protein MAKAKFERTKPHVNIGTIGHIDHGKTTLTAAITKVLHDAYPDLNPFTPFEDIDKAPEERERGITISIAHVEYQTESRHYAHVDCPGHADYVKNMITGAAQMDGAILVVAATDGPMPQTKEHVLLARQVGVPYIVVALNKADMVDDEEIFELVELEVRDLLSEYEFPGDEVPVVRVSALKALEGDSEWAQKILELMQAVDETIPEPERDIEKPFLMPIEDVFSITGRGTVVTGRIERGVINVNETVDIVGIKEEKLTTTVTGVEMFRKLLDQGQAGDNVGLLLRGIKREEVERGQVVIKPGTTTPHTEFEAQVVILSKDEGGRHTPFFNNYRPQFYFRTTDVTGVVTLPEGTEMVMPGDNTAMSVQLIQPVAMEEGLKFAIREGGRTVGAGRVTKIVK
- the fusA gene encoding elongation factor G, which translates into the protein MATTALDLAKVRNIGIMAHIDAGKTTTTERILFYTGVNYKLGEVHDGAATMDWMKEEQERGITITSAATTCHWNDTTINIIDTPGHVDFTVEVERSLRVLDGAVAVFDGKEGVEPQSEQVWRQADRYNVPRICFVNKMDKIGAEFQRCVDMIRDRLGANPLPVQLPIGAESDFKGVIDLVRMKAYVWSDEASKGEMYDTVDIPATHVDAAREGHEQLVETLAEADDEIMELYLEGQEPTVEQLVPAIRRATVAGTAVPVLCGTAFKNKGVQPLLDAIVTYLPSPLDVEAIEGHDPKDESEETKLHRKPSEEEPLSALAFKIMSDPHLGKLTYLRVYSGVLEAGKQVLNSIKGRKERIGKIYRMHANKREEIARVGAGDIVAVMGLKDTTTGETLCDPANPIVLESMTFPAPVIEVAIEPKTKSDQEKLGTAIQRLAEEDPSFRVATDEETGQTVISGMGELHLEVLVNRMRDEFKVEANIGKPQVAYRETIRRKVEKVDYTHKKQTGGSGQYGRVVIDLEPLAVDGDGDSAGYEFVNNITGGRIPREYIPSVDAGCQEAAQFGVLAGYPLVGIKVTLQDGAYHDVDSSELAFKVAGSMAFKEAASRAKPVILEPVMAVEVTTPEDYMGDVIGDLNSRRGQIQSMEERAGARVVKALVPLSEMFGYVGDLRGRTQGRANYTMVFDSYAEVPSNVSQEIVAKARGE
- the rpsG gene encoding 30S ribosomal protein S7; the encoded protein is MPRKGPAPKRQLITDPVYGSPLVTALINKVLLDGKRSLAQSIVYNALEGAREKTGQDPLVVLKRALDNVKPTLEVRSRRVGGATYQVPVEVRASRSTTLALRWLVQYARQRREKTMTERLMNELVDASNGLGAAVKRREDTHKMAESNKAFAHYRW
- the rpsL gene encoding 30S ribosomal protein S12, encoding MPTIQQLVRKGRKTKVSKNKTPALKGSPQRRGVCTRVYTTTPKKPNSALRKVARVRLSSQIEVTAYIPGVGHNLQEHSIVLVRGGRVKDLPGVRYRIVRGALDTQGVRNRKQARSRYGAKKEK